The DNA segment GACGCCAGACAGTTTCAGCGATGGAGGAAAGCATTTTCAGCTTGAAGCTGTGGTGGACAGTGCCCGAAAAATGTTGGAAAGAGGGGCTCTGGTGCTGGATGTGGGTGGAGAATCCACCAGACCCGGTGCAGATCCAGTGAATGCACAGGAAGAAATCCGCCGGGTGGTTCCAGCCATTGAGGCCCTGCAAGATTTGAACGTCCTGATCAGCATCGACACCATGAAGCCTGAGGTCGCCAGAGCAGCCCTGCTGGCCGGTGCCCACATTGTCAATGACGTGAACGGCCTCGGTGACCCTGAAATGATCCGGGTGTGCGCTGAACACGGGGCACCTGCGGTGATCATGCACATGCAGGGCGAGCCACGCACCATGCAGAAAAAGCCCCACTATCAGGATGTGGTGTCAGAGGTGAAAGGGTTTCTATTTCAGCAGGCCGAAAAAGCTCTGGCTGCAGGGGTGCCTTCTGTGATGC comes from the Deinococcus misasensis DSM 22328 genome and includes:
- the folP gene encoding dihydropteroate synthase, which gives rise to MKTFHLDFAHPVPGSTPHQSIHRVSWQGAAVMGILNVTPDSFSDGGKHFQLEAVVDSARKMLERGALVLDVGGESTRPGADPVNAQEEIRRVVPAIEALQDLNVLISIDTMKPEVARAALLAGAHIVNDVNGLGDPEMIRVCAEHGAPAVIMHMQGEPRTMQKKPHYQDVVSEVKGFLFQQAEKALAAGVPSVMLDPGIGFGKTLEHNLNLIRHLSDLEPYGVLLGVSRKKMIDLIADVPEAKNRDAGSIAVHLFGIEQGAAMVRVHDVEGHLQALKVWTALKGQ